In a genomic window of Gambusia affinis linkage group LG04, SWU_Gaff_1.0, whole genome shotgun sequence:
- the LOC122829715 gene encoding phospholipid phosphatase 3-like — protein sequence MLDTFGTHTTTVAVPSAELQLKVPDKKVSLKPAVMGMDSGKKLLEITGPALSKRRFLVGLDLLCLFVASIPFFACELKVVKPFKRGFTCGDPSITYPYLSNEAISDKLLIAGGIIITGLAIALGECYRARFHGVSSKSFVRNLYVSCLYKELGSFLFGCCVGQSLTNMAKLSVGRLRPHFLHVCGLTYASLNCTPGTYVPKVNCANPDHRLVEEARKSFFSGHASFAMYSLLYLAFYLQARLTWRGARLLRPLLQFFLVLLAVYTGLTRISDYRHHPSDVLTGYVQGALTAYWVAFYISPMFKSCTSDLSSAETPDGPSSPQHTVC from the exons ATGTTGGATACGTTTGGGACGCACACCACCACGGTGGCCGTGCCCAGTGCGGAGCTCCAGCTCAAGGTGCCGGACAAGAAGGTCAGCCTAAAGCCGGCAGTGATGGGGATGGACAGCGGGAAGAAACTCCTGGAGATAACGGGACCTGCTCTGTCAAAAAGGAGATTCCTGGTGGGATTAGACCTGCTCTGCCTCTTTGTCG CATCGATTCCTTTCTTCGCATGCGAGCTGAAGGTTGTGAAACCCTTCAAGAGGGGCTTCACCTGTGGAGACCCCAGCATCACCTACCCTTATCTGTCCAACGAAGCCATTTCAGATAAGCTTCTAATCGCAGGTGGAATCATCATCACAGGCCTTGCA ATTGCGCTCGGGGAGTGCTACCGGGCGCGCTTCCACGGCGTCAGCTCCAAATCATTCGTGAGGAACCTGTACGTCTCCTGCCTGTACAAGGAGCTGGGCTCCTTCCTGTTCGGCTGCTGCGTCGGCCAGTCGCTCACCAACATGGCCAAGCTCAGCGTCGGGCGGCTGCGGCCTCACTTCCTGCACGTGTGCGGCCTCACATACGCGTCGCTCAACTGCACGCCGGGAACGTACGTGCCAAAAGTGAACTGTGCCAACCCGGACCACCGATTAGTGGAAGAGGCCAG gAAGTCCTTCTTCTCTGGCCACGCTTCTTTTGCCATGTACTCCCTGCTGTACTTAGCG TTCTACCTGCAGGCGCGGCTGACGTGGCGCGGCGCTCGCCTGCTGAGGCCGCTGCTGCAGTTCTTCCTGGTCCTCCTGGCGGTCTACACGGGTCTGACCCGCATCTCGGACTACAGGCACCACCCGTCGGACGTGCTGACAGGATACGTGCAGGGGGCCCTCACTGCGTACTGGGTG GCTTTCTACATCTCGCCGATGTTCAAAAGCTGCACGTCGGACCTGTCCTCAGCCGAGACGCCGGACGGCCCCTCGTCTCCTCAGCATACTGTCTGCTGA